One window of the Methyloprofundus sedimenti genome contains the following:
- a CDS encoding aminoglycoside phosphotransferase family protein: protein MITASDDRAKAILQWLTNDLNLNITQFESASSDASFRRYFRVLHQQQHYIVMDAPPDKEDTAPFIKVAQLFSEAQVNVPDIIQQNNQQGFLLLEDFGSSCLLDQLNDSTVEILYKAALDSLITLQKNVDIHSCALPHYTSELLQTELLLFSDWFLNQQCKLTLSDAQQALIQTTYAFLIDSALQQTQVCVHRDYHSRNLMHLDNNNPGIIDFQDAVIGPITYDAVSLLRDCYISWSDAQIEQCLQPYYQQLKQANLVECDFNQFKRDFDLMGIQRHLKAIGIFSRLNIRDDKSAYLGDIPRTLNYVISISQGYPELKDFHAFLVDIVLPISKRVL from the coding sequence ATGATAACGGCAAGCGATGATAGAGCAAAAGCCATTCTGCAATGGTTAACAAATGATCTAAACCTGAATATAACGCAATTTGAATCTGCTTCCAGCGATGCCAGTTTTAGGCGCTATTTTCGCGTACTGCATCAACAACAACATTATATAGTCATGGATGCCCCCCCCGATAAGGAAGATACCGCTCCTTTTATAAAAGTCGCACAGCTATTTTCAGAAGCTCAGGTCAATGTACCCGATATTATTCAGCAAAATAACCAACAAGGTTTTTTACTACTCGAAGATTTCGGCTCCTCTTGCCTTTTAGACCAGCTAAATGATTCAACAGTAGAGATACTCTATAAAGCTGCATTAGACAGCCTGATCACGCTACAAAAAAATGTAGACATACACAGTTGTGCTTTACCTCACTACACCTCTGAATTATTGCAAACTGAACTACTGTTATTTAGTGACTGGTTTTTAAATCAGCAATGTAAACTGACGCTAAGCGATGCACAGCAAGCCCTTATTCAGACTACCTATGCCTTTTTAATAGACTCGGCACTACAGCAAACTCAGGTCTGCGTGCATAGAGATTACCACTCACGTAACCTAATGCACCTCGATAATAACAACCCTGGGATTATAGATTTCCAGGATGCCGTTATTGGCCCGATAACTTATGATGCGGTTTCCTTATTAAGAGACTGTTATATAAGCTGGTCAGATGCGCAAATTGAGCAATGTTTACAACCCTATTACCAGCAACTGAAACAAGCTAATCTCGTAGAATGTGATTTTAATCAGTTCAAGCGTGATTTTGATTTAATGGGCATACAACGACACTTAAAAGCGATAGGTATTTTTTCGCGACTTAATATCAGGGATGATAAAAGTGCTTACCTGGGTGATATTCCGCGTACTCTGAATTATGTCATCAGTATTAGTCAGGGTTATCCAGAATTAAAAGATTTTCATGCATTCTTAGTGGATATCGTATTACCCATCAGCAAGCGCGTCCTATGA
- the murU gene encoding N-acetylmuramate alpha-1-phosphate uridylyltransferase MurU — protein MKAIILAAGRGERMRPLTDHIPKPLLKAAGKSLIEYTVEALVTAGITDIIINVAHLGEQIKRCLGDGSLYHANIIYSDEGATGLETAGGIKQALPLLGNAPFLVVNGDISCDFPFQSLVNKECDLAHLIMVNNPEHHLTGDFALNAQSILTSEGAPKYTYSGIGLYHPDLFSNISYGKSPLAPLLKNAMQVKRVTGELYQGFWMDIGTPKRLEELNTLIINNLQGTQTHHNIIPANG, from the coding sequence ATGAAAGCGATCATTTTAGCCGCCGGGCGTGGCGAAAGAATGCGCCCGCTGACTGACCATATCCCTAAGCCTTTATTAAAAGCAGCTGGAAAATCACTTATCGAATATACAGTAGAGGCATTAGTAACAGCAGGTATTACTGATATTATCATTAACGTAGCTCACTTAGGCGAACAAATAAAACGCTGTTTAGGGGATGGTTCACTCTATCACGCTAACATTATTTATTCCGATGAAGGTGCAACTGGATTAGAAACTGCTGGCGGCATCAAACAAGCATTACCCTTACTGGGCAACGCCCCTTTTCTGGTGGTTAATGGGGATATCAGTTGTGATTTTCCTTTTCAGAGCTTAGTGAACAAAGAGTGTGATCTGGCGCATTTAATTATGGTCAATAACCCTGAACACCATCTTACAGGTGATTTTGCGCTAAATGCTCAATCCATACTGACATCTGAAGGAGCTCCTAAATATACCTATAGCGGCATAGGGCTTTATCACCCGGATTTATTTTCTAATATCAGTTACGGAAAATCCCCTCTTGCCCCTTTATTAAAAAATGCCATGCAAGTAAAACGAGTAACCGGCGAACTGTATCAAGGCTTCTGGATGGATATTGGCACACCGAAGCGTTTAGAAGAATTAAATACGTTAATAATAAATAATTTGCAGGGAACACAAACTCACCACAACATAATTCCAGCAAACGGGTAA